One genomic window of Carassius gibelio isolate Cgi1373 ecotype wild population from Czech Republic chromosome A10, carGib1.2-hapl.c, whole genome shotgun sequence includes the following:
- the LOC128021613 gene encoding SH2B adapter protein 1-like — translation MSSSSTPECPLMCMLFAMQQSSSHLPPSPTPSPSPLSPSLLPLSTRPLPPPTPASQPLSSLSETPLPSPSPCLCWTEFWELYARVAAGVFAQHFQALLQENPHNSPDSATAFCHCFTDRSIRHFESEHEGTVSKDGTVCWVTQSNVTSLEEETASLSLLPSEASTPCMPTHTQAAPTPAMTQEGCGSKQFQSAGTFQELYAHTPILPPSSSSSCSSSMGGNNGRREDRGIAVKYNQPGYKDLEEEEDSWVGPVTEEEVEADVVARDNEGEDDMTSERADLSQISTCPNPSGTPANSGSKGNGRSIGGQLKNKLKKWFSLHTVAHSVRGRVHGILHWSRSSSDAPQNCSSANSSALPPSSFGASSKKGRLVREGGVTVCSSSEEFASNHGFPGISFGLLRHGMDSTASGHPTAMGGAAGGKGMHWHECHLVLKEQHGDGGLEYFLEFYIPPTTSNPRMTVPCCSIVDVRSTTATEMPDKENTFLLQLEGQVLYVIETRNAVQIRAWLSEIRGTVF, via the exons ATGAGCAGTTCAAGTACCCCTGAGTGCCCCCTCATGTGCATGTTGTTCGCAATGCAACAAAGTTCGTCTCACCTTCCACCCTCCCCAACTCCATCTCCTTCTCCTCTTTCTCCATCACTGTTGCCACTCTCCACAAGACCCTTGCCTCCTCCAACTCCTGCTAGTCAGCCCTTGTCATCGTTATCCGAGACACCCCTACCATCTCCGTCTCCCTGCCTTTGCTGGACCGAGTTCTGGGAGCTTTATGCCCGAGTAGCCGCTGGTGTCTTTGCCCAGCATTTCCAGGCCCTTTTGCAGGAGAACCCTCATAACTCCCCTGATTCGGCCACTGCTTTTTGCCACTGCTTCACAGACAGATCCATTCGACATTTTGAGAGTGAGCACGAGGGGACCGTCAGTAAAGATGGAACGGTGTGCTGGGTCACCCAATCTAACGTTACATCACTGGAGGAGGAAACAGCATCGCTGTCCCTGCTGCCGTCAGAAGCCTCCACACCATGCATGCCTACTCACACACAGGCTGCACCCACACCGGCCATGACCCAAGAAGGCTGTGGATCGAAGCAGTTCCAGAGTGCCGGAACATTTCAGGAGTTGTATGCTCATACTCCAATCCTCCCAccatcctcctcttcttcatgctCTTCCTCTATGGGCGGGAATAACGGGCGGAGGGAGGACAGGGGAATAGCGGTAAAATATAACCAACCTGGATACAAAGAcctggaagaagaggaagacagCTGGGTGGGGCCTGTCACGGAAGAGGAGGTAGAAGCAGATGTAGTAGCAAGGGACAATGAGGGTGAGGATGATATGACCTCAGAAAGAGCTGATCTCAGCCAGATTTCGACATGCCCCAATCCCTCTGGCACACCAGCAAACTCTGGGTCAAAAGGCAATGGGAGATCCATTGGGGGTCAATTGAAGAATAAACTAAAAAAGTGGTTCTCTTTACACACCGTGGCCCACAGCGTCCGAGGGAGAGTGCATGGCATCTTGCACTGGAGCAGGTCTTCCAGTGACGCCCCTCAGAACTGCAGCTCGGCTAATTCTTCAGCACTACCACCAAGCAGCTTTGGTGCCTCCAGCAAGAAGGGCAGGCTGGTAAGGGAGGGAGGTGTGACTGTGTGCTCATCTTCGGAAGAGTTTGCCAGCAATCATGGATTCCCAGGAATTTCTTTTGGACTGCTGCGCCACGGCATGGACAGCACAGCATCGGGACATCCCACTGCCATGGGAGGAGCTGCAGGCGGAAAGGGGATGCATTGGCATGAGTGCCATCTAGTCCTGAAAGAACAACATGGGGATGGAGGATTGGAATATTTCCTGGAGTTTTACATCCCACCTACG ACATCCAATCCCAGAATGACTGTCCCATGTTGCTCTATTGTTGATGTGAGGAGCACTACAGCGACAGAGATGCCAGACAAAGAGAACACCTTTCTTCTGCAG TTGGAAGGTCAGGTGCTGTACGTGATCGAGACCAGAAATGCGGTTCAGATTAGAGCTTGGCTTAGTGAGATCAGAGGTACCGTTTTTTAA